Proteins encoded together in one Gadus chalcogrammus isolate NIFS_2021 chromosome 18, NIFS_Gcha_1.0, whole genome shotgun sequence window:
- the LOC130371601 gene encoding uncharacterized protein LOC130371601 gives MARVYLEQEDGKKLHLSGDGRCDTPGFSAKYCHYTLMLDDTKEIIHTELLQSTEAGSSVAMEPLGFKRGMKEIMGDGLDIEVMTTDRSTLICKIMREEFPNVQHEFDIWHTAKGLRKKIQRKGAIKGNEILAAWSRSIINHMCFTCATSKGDAEILKCRWQSILHHVCNEHEWTEDDGQTNRCGHHPLTAQEQSKRQWMKRESSAFENLESLVNDKRLLKDLEQMALFKHTEFIIVLLISWNTLQNHSVMIMFSFSYSFHFLFYCIQGRWRSFTVQCSSTSQKGRDSLSRE, from the exons atGGCCAGAGTGTACCTAGAACAGGAGGATGGGAAGAAGCTACACTTGTCAGGGGATGGCCGGTGTGACACCCCAGGTTTCAGTGCCAAGTACTGCCATTACACCCTCATGTTGGACGACACCAAGGAGATTATTCACACAGAACTGCTGCAG TCTACAGAAGCCGGCAGCTCTGTTGCCATGGAACCACTCGGTTTCAAAAGGGGCATGAAGGAGATCATGGGTGATGGCTTAGATATTGAGGTGATGACCACGGACCGCTCAACATTGATATGCAAGATCATGAGGGAAGAATTCCCCAATGTTCAGCATGAGTTTGACATCTGGCATACAGCGAAAG GTTTGAGGAAGAAGATACAGAGGAAAGGAGCAATTAAAGGGAACGAAATTCTTGCTGCATGGAGCAG GTCAATCATAAACCACATGTGTTTTACCTGTGCAACAAGCAAGGGTGATGCAGAG ATACTGAAATGCAGATGGCAGTCCATTCTACACCACGTGTGTAATGAGCATGAATGGACAGAGGATGATGGACAAACAAACCGGTGTGGACATCATCCTCTAACAGCCCAGGAGCAAAGCAAGCGCCAATGGATGAAGAGGGAGTCTTCAGCGTTTGAAAATCTCGAATCGCTGGTAAATGACAAAAGGCTTTTGAAAGACCTGGAACAGATGGCCCTGTTCAAACACACTGAGTTTATAATAGTTCTCCTTATAAGCTGGAATACTTTACAAAATCACTCCGTAATGATCATGTTTTCATTCTCATATTCTtttcactttttattttattgcatacAGGGCCGCTGGAGATCTTTCACAGTGCAATGCTCAAGTACCTCCCAAAAAGGCAGGGATTCTCTTTCCAGGGAATGA